In one window of Episyrphus balteatus chromosome 3, idEpiBalt1.1, whole genome shotgun sequence DNA:
- the LOC129913598 gene encoding probable phospholipid-transporting ATPase IIA isoform X2: MDDTSQSSATTPIVKENIPLINRPRSRWWNIFSCWGRAWRKWFSARELRARTVCLGRPTSDKFPPNEIRNQKYNFLTFLPLVLFEQFRFFLNLYFLLMALSQFIPDIRIGYPYTYWGPLCFVLMVTICREAVDDVRRHQRDHEVNSQKYKRLVVLGEHGYEMVSSSKLKVGDVIIVEKNERVPADLILLRTSDKSGSVFVRTDQLDGETDWKLRLAVPLTQKLNKDSDLFSIDANVFIEKPQKDIHSFIGTFAMQHGCEESSLNVENTLWANTVVAAGTATGIVIYTGCETRSVMNNSQPRSKVGLLDMEINGLTKVLFCAVLGLSLVMMILKGFNGPWYRYMFRFVLLFSYIIPISLRVNLDMGKAFYSWQMQNDPEIPGTVARSTTIPEELGRISYVLTDKTGTLTQNEMVFKKIHLGIVSHDSDTFHHIGTIIQSLSSLIMNGPDNSAPTKPLKFAGSRMRRPEGWREWEAVKALALCHNVTPVTDDDTGSISSVNSKGNSPTKSVINMEDKNSDDEITYQASSPDEIALVKWTEQVGLTLIARDVNSMTLQLKAPKSTEKNIMYLRRDEQSSSPSTSSASTASLSSMNTGGNSKEGLLHFQILQIFPFTSESKRMGIIVKDSHSGEITFYLKGADVVMASIVQYNDWLNEESGNMAREGLRTLVVAKKVLSEEQYNDFETRYNAARLSVSDRVAKVAAVIESLERELELVCLTGVEDRLQEGVRPTLELLRNAGVRVWMLTGDKLETACCIAKSSQLIGRNQGLHVLKSVKTRTDAHVELNQFRRKQGCALVVSGESLEVCLQYYRPEFMELATACPAVVCCRCSPTQKAQVVSLIQDHTGKRTCAVGDGGNDVSMIQQADAGVGIEGREGRQASLAGDFSIPQFSYISKLLLVHGRRSYKRSAALSQFVIHRGLIITTLQAVFSAVFYLSSVALYQGFLMVGYSTLYTMFPVFSLVLDQDITSITATTYPELYKDLSKGRSLSYKTFFIWVLISIYQGGVIMYGALILFEDEFIHIVAISFSALILTELIMVALTIRTWHRLMVLAELFSLTLYLLSLAVLHEYFDWEFIWSYDFLWKVSIITLISCLPLYIIKFLRKKCSPPSYLKLS, from the exons CTGTTGGGGTCGTGCGTGGCGAAAATGGTTTTCAGCCCGTGAACTTCGCGCCCGGACCGTCTGTTTGGGACGTCCGACCAGCGATAAATTCCCACCAAATGAAATTCGCAATCAGAAATACAATTTCCTAACGTTTCTGCCGTTGGTACTCTTCGAGCAGTTTCGtttctttttgaatttgtattttctGTTAATGGCTCTGAGTCAATTCATTCCCGATATACGTATTGGCTATCCCTACACATACTGGGGACCATTATGTTTTGTGCTAATGGTTACAATATGTCGTGAAGCTGTCGACGATGTGCGTCGACATCAACGTGATCATGAAGTAAATTCACAAAAATATAAACGTTTGGTAGTATTGGGCGAACATGGCTATGAAATGGTATCATCGTCAAAGCTTAAAGTTGGCGATGTTATTATTGTGGAGAAGAACGAACGTGTACCGGCCGATTTGATTTTATTGCGAACAAGTGACAAGAGCGGATCGGTTTTTGTTCGAACTGATCAACTTGATG GTGAAACTGATTGGAAACTACGTCTTGCTGTGCCTCTAACTCAGAAACTCAACAAGGACTCGGATCTATTCAGTATTGACGCAAATGTCTTTATAGAAAAACCCCAAAAAGATATTCATTCGTTTATTGGAACATTTGCTATG CAACATGGCTGCgaagagagcagtttaaatgtGGAAAACACTTTGTGGGCAAATACAGTTGTGGCTGCTGGTACAGCAACAGGAATTGTCATCTACACTGGCTGTGAAACTCGCAGTGTTATGAACAATTCTCAACCACGTTCAAAAGTTGGCCTCCTTGATATGGAAATCAATGGGCTTACAAAG GTCCTTTTCTGTGCCGTACTTGGTCTATCATTAGTCATGATGATCTTGAAGGGATTCAATGGTCCATGGTATCGTTATATGTTCCGTTTTGTTTTGCTCTTCTCCTACATCATTCCCATTAGTTTGCGAGTGAATTTGGATATGGGCAAAGCCTTTTATTCTTGGCAAATGCAAAATGATCCAGAAATTCCAGGCACTGTTGCCAGATCAACAACAATTCCTGAAGAACTTGGTCGTATATCTTATGTCCTAACTGATAAAACAGGAACATTGACACAAAACGAAATGGTCTTCAAGAAGATTCATTTGGGTATTGTGTCGCATGATAGTGACACATTCCATCATATTGGAACAATTATACAAAGTTTATCATCACTGATAATGAATGGGCCAGATAATTCAGCACCAACGAAACCGTTAAAGTTTGCCGGCAGTCGAATGAGACGTCCTGAAGGATGGCGTGAATGGGAAGCTGTTAAAGCTTTGGCTTTGTGTCACAATGTGACTCCAGTAACTGATGACGATACCGGTAGCATTAGCAGTGTCAATAGCAAGGGCAATTCTCCCACAAAATCAGTCATCAATATGGAAGATAAAAATTCTGACGACGAGATCACTTATCAGGCTTCAAGTCCAGATGAAATTGCATTGGTCAAATGGACAGAACAAGTTGGTCTGACTTTAATCGCAAGAGATGTAAATTCAATGACTCTTCAACTAAAAGCACCCAAATCGACAGAAAAGAATATCATGTATTTGCGCAGAGATGAGCAATCTTCATCACCATCGACCAGCAGTGCAAGTACTGCATCTCTAAGTTCAATGAACACCGGAGGAAATAGCAAAGAGGGTTTGTTGCACTTTCAGATTTTGCAAATCTTTCCATTTACCAGCGAATCCAAACGCATGGGAATCATTGTGAAGGATAGTCACTCTGGAGAGATAACATTCTATCTAAAAGGCGCCGATGTGGTTATGGCATCGATTGTTCAATACAACGATTGGTTAAATGAAGAATCTGGTAATATGGCCAGGGAGGGATTGCGAACTTTGGTTGTCGCTAAGAAGGTCCTCTCCGAGGAACAATACAATGACTTTGAGACACGATACAATGCAGCACGTCTGAGTGTTTCGGATCGTGTGGCTAAAGTTGCAGCTGTGATTGAATCGCTCGAACGAGAGCTTGAACTTGTCTGCTTGACTGGAGTTGAAGATCGTCTGCAAGAAGGCGTACGACCAACTTTGGAATTGCTGAGAAACGCTGGAGTTCGAGTTTGGATGTTGACGGGAGATAAATTAGAAACTGCTTGTTGTATTGCTAAGAGTTCCCAGCTAATTGGACGTAATCAGGGTTTGCATGTGCTGAAAAGTGTTAAGACTCGCACAGATGCCCATGTGGAACTAAATCAGTTCCGTCGTAAGCAGGGATGTGCTTTGGTAGTTTCGGGTGAAAGTTTGGAAGTCTGCCTTCAGTACTATCGACCTGAGTTTATGGAACTTGCTACTGCTTGCCCAGCAGTGGTTTGCTGCCGATGCAGTCCCACACAAAAAGCCCAAGTAGTGTCTCTAATTCAAGATCATACAGGTAAACGAACGTGTGCAGTTGGTGATGGAGGTAACGATGTGAGTATGATTCAACAAGCCGACGCTGGAGTTGGTATCGAAGGAAGAGAAGGCAGACAGGCGTCTCTTGCCGGTGACTTTAGTATCCCACAATTTTCGTACATCTCTAAATTATTACTGGTGCATGGAAGAAGATCTTACAAACGATCTGCAGCACTTTCACAATTTGTTATACATCGTGGCCTCATCATAACAACCCTACAGGCTGTGTTCTCTGCGGTATTTTATCTAAGCTCAGTTGCTCTGTACCAAGGTTTCCTTATGGTTGGTTATTCAACATTGTACACAATGTTTCCAGTGTTTTCGTTGGTGCTGGATCAGGATATAACATCGATAACGGCAACAACATATCCGGAATTATATAAAGATTTATCTAAAGGCAGAAGTTTgagttataaaacatttttcatatGGGTTTTGATAAGTATTTATCAGGGCGGTGTGATTATGTATGGAGCTTTGATTTTGTTTGAAGATGAATTTATACACATTGTTGCAATTAGTTTTTCGGCATTAATTTTAACAGAATTAATTATGGTTGCATTGACAATACGTACATGGCATCG attAATGGTTCTTGCAGAGTTATTCAGTTTAACGCTTTACCTGTTATCACTGGCTGTGCTCCATGAATATTTTG ATTGGGAGTTCATTTGGTCGTATGATTTCCTCTGGAAGGTTTCCATTATTACCCTAATTTCATGTCTACCACTTTATATCATTAAATTCCTGCGAAAGAAATGTTCGCCACCATCTTATTTGAAGCtctcataa